The Triticum urartu cultivar G1812 chromosome 6, Tu2.1, whole genome shotgun sequence genome includes the window ACTTCTATGTGTTCAAATTCCTTCATAATAATTTGGTACATATTGGGCGCTTCTAAAggtttttgtttttcttctgttTCACAATTCTCAACTGTAATAGTTTGGTTTCACCCTTATCTACAGGATTGTTAAAGCGAGCCCTGGAGTTCAACTGGCATGCGCTGTTGGAGGATATTGGTCTTTGGATTTCACCAGAAATCCCACACACCGAGCATGATGACAAACCTGAGAATGAACCAGAAGGTTGCTTCTCTACCATTGCCTATGTTTATTATGTTTCATGAAGCTCCATGCATCCGTGGTGCCAAAGTCTGACCCATTGTGCTAGAATTATAGTTACAGAATAGCTTTTGTATTTCTCAAAGAGATTGAGTCTCAAATAAATTGTTGCAGAAGAAGAAATAATAGCTGGTCCACCTTTGCATCCACAATGCAACACTGAGCTACATGCCGATTATGGTGGCGCTGCTGTGAGATGGGGCTTAACGCACCACAAAGAATCTGCTGCTGATTGTTGTCAAGCATGTCTAGACCAGGCTAGGAATGCCAAGCTGGGTGAATTAAAGTGCAATATATGGGTATATTGCCCTTCAGAGTTTGGTTGCTATTCACCAGATAAATATGAGCATAAACATCAGGAGTGCTGGTTGAAACAGGTACGCCTGCCTTTTTGCGAGTCTGTGTCTAACCATTGAATCGATTGCCCTATATGTGCATTTTTAACCATATCTTGTTCGGAGCGGTGTTAGAATTGTCTGATTCTTCCTGCTTCATGGACCTGCATCTGATATTTTAATGAATATTGTATATGTGAAATGGTACAGTTTACTGTTTAGTTAGGAGCACTTTATTATAGAATTAGGGGAGAAAATGGTGTTTATGAATGGTCGTCAGTCATTTTAATAGCGGAAACAAAACATAGGTCATGTGTGTACGTGTGTCCTTACTGTACGGGAATGGGGAGGGAAACCAGTGTTTATGAATGATCGTTAGTGATTTGAataacaaaaacaaaatatggatCATGCTTATACACGGGTTACTATTCTACATGTGATGCAACAATCCTGTTCTAATGGTTTAAACAGCAACATTAGTTATCCGCTATAATTCTTGAGATTGTAGTCAACTCTGCTCCTGCagctgactgaagcctgtacaCTTTCAAGTgcgttttattttatttttagccAAGCTCCCTTTGTTGTGTTGAACTTTTTAACTAGTCTCAGTAATGATTTAGGATGATGCATTGGACAAGTTTGTGGTACATTCTTAATGGGCTAAATATAAAGAATATAAATCTATATACAGCAAAACATGTCATGCCATAAATGGTGCTGGTGTATGGTTGCACCTTTCCTCGTTTTACATGTTGCTGATACTGATTGCTTTATGTTTACCAACTGTCAATGCACAAGCTGTTGAAACTTCAGTTCTGGTAACAGCCATTTGTCCTCTCATGTTATACTGGTTGTAATTTCTTGCTGTTGCTTGCACAAGTCTGGTTTGTGACCATCTGATTGTTTGGAGTATGGTTCGCCTTGCTGCTCTTGCTACATGGCCAGGCAAATACTCTTGCGATATGCACTACCGGTGTATTTTTTTTGCCAATGTTGACCTACACACAAGGCTTTGTTCTATAGTCAAATCATTCATTTAGATCTAAAGTGATGTACTCCACATTGTTAACTTTTATTTTCTGTTAAGATGACATGAGTTGTTGATTCTTCTTCTTCACACGGGCTAATTATCTTGCGATGCTTTGCAGGCTGACCAGCCTAAACTGAACTTCAAAGACAAGTATTCCGAGTCTTACAGAGATTCTCATCCGAGAGCCCCCGTTGTTGTGCCCTGGATGTCGGGTGTCACCAGCGCATGAGCAGCTCGTTCAGAGACTGGGAGATTTGCACTGACGAACCCTCATATACCGATTCTTTCATTTGCCACGACACTGTTTTGTTTTCCTTGGTGCATATGATGTAAAACTTAGATTAGACGATTTGATGAAAGCAAAAGGGGCTCCTTTGAGGAAGGCTTGTTGAGGTGCAGGGGCCAAGGGACGTGGTGTAGATGAACTAAATCCAATGATGATTCAGCTCACGGCCACCTCCCACTTTTCCACTCTACCAGTTGGTTTTCTGTGTTATCAGCGAGTTGATCACCAAGCTCCTGTGCTATTTTTTTTCATGTAAAAGTGCATTGTCACTTTGCCAGTCACATATGAACATGGGGTTGCGAGTTCACACACGAAAGCTATAAAATTTCCGTGCATGACATCCTCTCATGACACGCTGTTGATACAGAAATCGAAAAGGGCCTCTGCTTTCGCACCAGAAGCATGGAAGAACTTATCCCCTCAACACACGCTGACAACATAGAAATCGAATGGAGCACTGCTTCGTCTAGTGAGTTTCTCCCTTCATTCTCACAGTTGATCGCCTTCTTTTGGGGAGAACAAAAGGATACTCTTTTCTGGAAATCCAATTTGCCTCATGCGTGAAAAATGAATTTTGTAATGTCAAAAGAAATCTCAACAACATTTTTATGTATTAACATCCAAATGCTACCTTCAAAGTTTTAGGCAAAAAAGGTTAAACATTTTGGCCTATGCAAAAAATAAATTAATTTGAACACCAAATGTTACCCCAAATTTGTTTTTTCATTGACGAAACACCATTGCTCTGTTTCGTATGAAAATTGTCAAGCATGCTTGCGACACTAACAAAaacatcaaaataaataatttcAGAAATGCTTCCGGGAGCCAAAACGTCCTCTTCCACTATTTGCCCATTTTCTCTCTCAGGGGCCTTATCGGGTTCAATGACCTATTCTTGCATAGATAAACACTTTATGCCCTGCTTCCGCGCAAAATTTCCTCAGACATTGGCACCCGTAGGTTTCTTTCTCCGTCGAGACACACTGAAGACCAAGCATCACAAGATCAGAAAAGTGCCCGTAAGACTCACCACGAAATCCCATGCTCATGGCAACGTAAACGGGTGGCATATGATTTATATCTTCAGGATCACTTTGCTTTGCATCATGTGTTGAGCAGTTCCTGCTGACGAGATCTCCTCAAAGACCAAGGTTACCAATGTAGATATGCATTTGGTATCCAGAGCTTGTAGCTGTTGTCCGGATGGTTATTACACCCGACAGATTGTTTTATGACAAGTTCAAGTGGCTCAAATAAGTTAGAGCTGACAAAGTTCATGGCATTGCTCAAATAAGTTCATATGTTGTGCTGCTACatcttttttttctctttcatATCCATCATCTTTTAACTCAAAAACCCGAACCATCGCATTGCAATTTGCAATGATTTACATTTTCATCTGAGAGCTCTTCTAGGGCATGAACTATGGCGGGCGCACCTGGCTGTGCTGCTACTGCTAGTGGGAAAATAATTTGATTTTGCTGTACACCAATATGGCTCGTTGTTACGTCTTATTGGGATTAATCAGCTGCAGCTGCATCGACAACTCTAGGTTCCATAGCACGTCGCCCATGGCCGGCCGCTCCGTGCCTTGGTGCGCGAGACACTCCACGGCGGTCTCAGCGAACTTCTCAAGGCATTCCGGCGCGACCTGGTCCTTGATCGCCGCGTCGACGGCGTCCGACAGGGTGCCGCTCTGGTGGCATGCCAGCGCGTGCTCGGCGAGGCCGACGGCCTGGTCCCCAGTCAGCATCTCCGGGCGCCGCGCCATGAGCGCCTCGAAGAGCACGACGCCGAAGGAGCAGACGTCGGACTTCATCGTGGCGTCCTTGGAGTTGGAGAGGCCGAAGTCCGAGAGCTTGGCGACTCAGTTCTCGTCGAGGAGGACGGTGGTGGCCTTGACGTCGCCGTGGACGACGCCGCCGGCGTGCAGGCAGTGCAGGCCCCGCGCGGCGCCCATGCACGCGTCGAGGCGGCGCCACCACGGCATCGCCGGCTCGGCGCGCAGGTGCTCCTGCAGCGTGCCCCGCGGCATGTACCGGTACACGAGGATGGTCTCCTCCCTGTCCGAGCAGAAGCCGAGGAGCGGGACGAGGTGCCGGTGCCGCAGGTCGGACAGCGCCTCGATCTCCGCCCGGAGCTCGCGCGCGCTCCGGCCCGGCGACGGGCCGGCCAGTTTGATGGCCACCGCGGTGCCGCCGTCCACGACGCCGCGGAACACCTTCCCCTGCCTGCCCGCGCCGACCACCTGCGCCTCGCTGAAGTTCTGGGTCGCCGCCTTGATCTCGGCCAGCGAGAACGACCTGCCGCCGCCGCGGGGGGCGGGAGAGCGGTACTCCGGCAGCCACTCGGCGTTGTTGAGTTCccccttcctcttcttcttgttcctcTTGTGGACGTACAGGTATGCCGCCATCGCCACGCAACAGATGGCCGCGGCGGCGCCGCCCATGACCGCCGCCAACACATGCATCggacgtactccctccgttccaaaatagatgacccaacttcgtattaaagttagtacaaagttgagtcatctattttgaagATCGGTGATCAGTTAGTGTTAGGCAGGGAGGAGTGATCGAGTTGAAGAGACGAGCGCGGGTGGTGGGGAGCGTTTGGCGGCTGGGTACCTAGTCCTGTGCATCTGCATGGGCGAATCAGTCTGGCATTGGCATGGGGTGCAGGCGTGCAGCCGTGCGTGTAGGTGCGCCATGCGTGCGCGAGGCGAGACCGATGGCGCCATCGCTGGAGACTTCAAGGAAATCTCCGGCACACCTGGGCTGTCCGTGACGGGCAAAAGTTCCTACGCTCAGTCCTCTCTCGTTGCAGCATTTTTGTGTTCTCTGCAAGCCATACGGAGCCTTAGCCTAGCAGAGGAAAGAGATAAGTATATTTTTCGTCCTTCAACTTTTGCCAAAGTTTAAAAATTATTTCTCGGCTTCAAAACTCGGCCACTCAACTAATTAAACTGATGCTAAAAAAAGTAATTAAACGGATTTTTTTTCGTCCCTTGTAACACTTAGGCCATGTACAATGCAAGATGCTTGGGATGGGTGCTTAGAGAAATAAACCAGTTTTTTTCTAAGCACCGATGCTTATTTCTATAGGACAGACGCTTAAAGCACCGATGTTTAAGAAGAACTCGGGTTATTTTACTAAGCATACCCTAAGCACCTTCTACTGTACAAAGCCTTAAGGTGGTTTTACTATGTCATGGACCCTATTTTGACTAAAACGGCCACGTGGCCTGATTTTGACTATCACGTCAATTAAGTGGCTAAGGACACCAtgtcgtctctctctctctctctctctctctctctctctctctctctctctctctctctctctctctctctctctctctctctctcatttctCGAACCCCTTTCTCACCGACGAATCCGGAATCGGCGACGGTGGCGACATGGCCTGCTGGTGATTGAGGCGCGACAATTGCTACCTGAGCACGACCGCTGCGGCGGTGGCTGACAGGGCATGAGGGTTGCGACATTGATCAAGGTCAATcctgggcggcggcggctgggcacCGAGGTGTGCTACAGCCGTGGTGGCGACCTAGGCGGGGCGATGGCTGGCTAGGCTACACCCTTGACCCATGAACAAGTGACGGTGATGGTAAAttttggagcaagttcaagccggTGGCAACCTCGGCCAGTTCAAGCCATTCCTGTGGGTCTTCTTCTTCAACATCAATCCCATGTATGCTTTCAAGCCGATGGTAACCCCGGCCAGTTCAAGCCATGAACTACTGCTAGAGAAGACCGTCGATTTACAAGTGCAGAAGAAGAGAAATGTAATGCAATTTGTTGTACTGATGTGTTTCATCACATCAGTTGTGTATGCTTTCATATCACATATGTAGCTAAGTAACTGAGTGCTGATTGTAGACAAGTGAGAACTTGAATTGCTATGTAATCTAACAAGTCAACCGTTCCTCATGAGTCAGACTCAAGGCCGCTTTGAGCTTTGTGCCATGCAAGCCCATCCAAATGCGTGGGTAACCAAGCAACTGATTTTATTTTTAGGGTACATAGGGAGCGTGCAGGCATTCAAACACGCCCTTACTGACCCATCCTATAGGTTCCTCCCTCCACTAACTCCTCAATAATCCTCTGAGTATTAAGGTTGGCCTCCTTCCGCTCCAACATGATCTTGTCATCTTATAATTATGTTACGTACGTTTCTTCTATAAATTTAGTCCATAATTTAGCCGTTTTTATAGGTGTAGTCCATAGTTTAGCCACATATGCTATATCCCGCCCATGCACCAAACAGGGTCGTAGCCCAGTAAGAAGGTTTGGTGGTTTACGCGCGATTTGTGTTTGGGTGGCTCCTGCAGTTTTCATTGGGTCTCGCAAGCCTTGGTTTGTTTTGGCTTTTTCCTAACATTTTATATTTCCTTTTCCATTTCTTTTTATGggtttcttttccttttttctttctaATTTTATTTTCTGTATTCCAtttttttcatttctttttttCCAATATTTATATAGTTTTTAAATGAATACACGATCATTTC containing:
- the LOC125514757 gene encoding uncharacterized protein LOC125514757, whose protein sequence is MARGIARAASFGGRATAAGWFSYRRITVAVCLANLVAALLVLRSLTSFAPAPKRVEVVQYTEEQIRRVEESIRIRREAEPVELVQAVKKLRKVFAREEKRRKELPLELKLRVSYELVGRLNGLGDNGSAIQQREALESWRVETLKEAKSASTQNSSNLGLSSEEARLLKRALEFNWHALLEDIGLWISPEIPHTEHDDKPENEPEEEEIIAGPPLHPQCNTELHADYGGAAVRWGLTHHKESAADCCQACLDQARNAKLGELKCNIWVYCPSEFGCYSPDKYEHKHQECWLKQADQPKLNFKDKYSESYRDSHPRAPVVVPWMSGVTSA